Part of the Lolium rigidum isolate FL_2022 chromosome 6, APGP_CSIRO_Lrig_0.1, whole genome shotgun sequence genome, CAAAGGAATCGATCGAATGCTTGCTTAACAAGAAGGCGACTCGACTGCTACATCTGAAGAGCAAGGTCGTCTAGAGTTATCGCTTGTCAAGGAAGGACCAGACAGACGCGCGCAGCAAAGAATGAAAGATTGTTGGGACCCTCTTTCCTTCTTACTTACAATGCAATGCTCGTTTACCCTATCTCTTAAATCTCAATGACTCAATGTACATATATACCCGGATGGGATGGGATGGGATGGGATGGATTGGATCATAGGAAAAGCGAGACGAGGGCGTTGAATATGCTCCatttccttcgtctcttgctgatCTCGCTCTGCAGTTGGTCGAGCCGCCCGTCCAGCAGATTCCTCTGCAGTCCATTCGTCCACAATCAGATGAGAATTCGCCGTGTATGTATATATGGATCGATCCATCATCCATGGACGACGAAGCATTGCATTGTTCAGATCATCATCGGTTATATATATgcaacgaggaagaagaaggaagaagcatTACCTCAGCAGCTTCTCTGAGGGGCCCCCAGCACTCGATCCGGTTGTACTTGGTGGATGCGGAGTGGAAGTTGACCCACACCTGGGCGTCCATGAGCTCCGGGCGGCCGGCGAAGAGCGCGGCGTCGCCGTGCACGACCGCCTTGAGCACCAGCGGCAGCTCCTTGGAGAAGACGTAGTACCTGAACCCTGCCGCCAGCCCCTGCAGCGGGTTGCGCCCGCTGACGAGGCAGTGCAGGTGCAGGGTCATCTCCCCGGCGCCGCGGCCCCCGGAGCAGCTGGTCATCTGCTTCCACTCGGCGAAGACGTCGTCGGGGCGCCACCGCCGGAGCTGgtcgatggtgatgatctccgACACCGCCAGCGTGAGGTTGGCCGTGAAGTCGCAGTGGCTGAGGGTGTAGGCTCTGGGGAACGCcgggcggcggtggtggtccTGCCTGGCGAACTGCACCGTGAGCTTCTCCGCGTCGAAGGTCGTCGGGGCGCCCAGCACCTTGGCTGCCTGCACGCCGTCAACCATACAGGCCACTGCTCTGTTGTCAGATGAGTTGAGCGGACAAGAAGGTAAGAACATAGAAAACCGAACTACTTACCAGGGAGGAAGAGAGCAGGTCGGATTTCCTGCTGCTGTCGCAGCAGACGACCCAAAGACGATTCCGGCTGCTGCTCCTGCCGCCGGTGGACGTGGTGGTGGCgactgcggcggcggagaagcagagcGCGGCGCTGCGCGACGCCATCGGGAATCTCGCATCAACAGCAGGCTGCTGCTCGCCGTGGCATCCTGCAGGCGTCACCTCCTGCTGCTCCGGCCAGCCGCCCGCCCGATTCAAGATCCGACTCCGGTGGCTAGTGGCCAGAAATTAGAGAAAGCAAGAAAGGGATGTACCTGGCTGTGAGAGAGAGGTGGATAGAGCTCATGGAGGCCACAAGCTAAGTCTCCAGGTCACGTCCAAACTCATGGACtgacaccgtgacacgagcactgCAGAAGAACGAACTCATTTTCTAAAAATGTTGTACGTATTAATTAAAAATACTACTAGAAGGTTCGTTACAGTCACGCAAAACCAAGGTTCCTTATGTAGAAGAAGTT contains:
- the LOC124661652 gene encoding protein STAY-GREEN LIKE, chloroplastic-like isoform X2, with product MVDGVQAAKVLGAPTTFDAEKLTVQFARQDHHRRPAFPRAYTLSHCDFTANLTLAVSEIITIDQLRRWRPDDVFAEWKQMTSCSGGRGAGEMTLHLHCLVSGRNPLQGLAAGFRYYVFSKELPLVLKAVVHGDAALFAGRPELMDAQVWVNFHSASTKYNRIECWGPLREAAERNLLDGRLDQLQSEISKRRRKWSIFNALVSLFL
- the LOC124661652 gene encoding protein STAY-GREEN LIKE, chloroplastic-like isoform X1: MASRSAALCFSAAAVATTTSTGGRSSSRNRLWVVCCDSSRKSDLLSSSLAAKVLGAPTTFDAEKLTVQFARQDHHRRPAFPRAYTLSHCDFTANLTLAVSEIITIDQLRRWRPDDVFAEWKQMTSCSGGRGAGEMTLHLHCLVSGRNPLQGLAAGFRYYVFSKELPLVLKAVVHGDAALFAGRPELMDAQVWVNFHSASTKYNRIECWGPLREAAERNLLDGRLDQLQSEISKRRRKWSIFNALVSLFL